From a single Terriglobia bacterium genomic region:
- a CDS encoding PQQ-binding-like beta-propeller repeat protein codes for MKNSRYCQRLVLFSLLALCFRHSAAQDQWTRFRGPNGSGVSTATNLPVEFGPEKNVVWKTPLPPGHSSPVLTGTRIFLTAHTKDKENYQLSVICLDRQSGKLLWQREVPRTQKGRLQNVNGPASPSPVTDGTNVYVFFQDFGMLAFDAQGKEKWRLPLGPFNIFYGFGASPILVDDKVILAVDQDLNSYLIAVDKNTGKLTWKVDRPGVISGYSTPTLYQPKGGPKQIIVPESFQLSCYAVEDGKRLWWVRGLPCEMKSVASYDDQSLYVNGWGFPQNQPGQHVPTVAFEEGLKRYDKNHDGLIAKEEISGTEPMDRMLAPNSGFDAFDLDRDGRLNAKEWEVFRSMMASENGLLAIRLGGRGDMTDTAIRWRYQRPVPQVPSTLLYQGVLFMINDSGILTSFDPTTGNVLKQGRLKGAIDKYFASPVGADGKVWLVSQDGTVSVVSARGDWEILAVDALGDEVFATPAVADGRLYIRTQNMLYCFGK; via the coding sequence ATGAAAAATAGCCGGTATTGCCAACGCTTGGTCCTGTTCTCCTTGCTCGCACTTTGTTTCCGCCATTCGGCGGCGCAAGACCAGTGGACGCGCTTTCGCGGGCCCAACGGGTCAGGAGTGTCCACGGCCACCAACCTGCCCGTTGAATTCGGGCCGGAAAAAAACGTGGTCTGGAAAACTCCATTGCCGCCCGGCCACTCGTCGCCGGTGCTAACCGGTACGCGCATCTTCCTCACGGCCCATACGAAGGACAAGGAGAACTACCAACTGTCCGTCATCTGCCTCGACCGCCAGTCGGGTAAGCTGCTCTGGCAACGCGAGGTCCCGCGCACGCAAAAAGGCCGGCTGCAGAACGTCAACGGCCCGGCATCGCCCAGCCCGGTCACGGACGGCACAAACGTGTACGTCTTTTTCCAGGACTTCGGGATGCTGGCCTTCGATGCCCAAGGAAAAGAAAAATGGCGCCTGCCGCTGGGACCGTTCAACATCTTCTACGGCTTCGGCGCCTCGCCGATTCTGGTGGATGACAAAGTGATATTGGCGGTCGATCAGGATCTTAATTCCTACCTGATCGCCGTCGACAAAAACACCGGCAAGCTGACATGGAAGGTGGACCGGCCGGGAGTGATTTCGGGCTACTCCACGCCGACGCTTTATCAGCCCAAGGGCGGCCCGAAGCAGATCATCGTTCCCGAGTCCTTCCAGCTCTCGTGTTATGCCGTGGAAGACGGCAAGCGCCTCTGGTGGGTACGGGGTCTGCCCTGCGAAATGAAATCCGTGGCGAGCTATGACGATCAGTCCCTGTATGTCAACGGCTGGGGATTTCCACAAAACCAGCCCGGCCAGCATGTGCCTACCGTCGCTTTTGAAGAAGGATTGAAGCGTTACGACAAGAACCACGACGGGCTTATCGCGAAGGAGGAAATTTCCGGCACTGAGCCGATGGACAGGATGCTCGCGCCCAACTCTGGATTTGACGCCTTCGACCTGGACCGCGACGGCAGACTGAATGCGAAGGAGTGGGAAGTGTTCCGGTCGATGATGGCCTCGGAAAACGGGCTTCTGGCAATCAGGCTCGGCGGCCGGGGAGATATGACCGACACGGCAATCCGGTGGCGCTATCAACGTCCCGTGCCGCAGGTCCCCTCGACACTGCTGTACCAGGGCGTGTTATTTATGATCAACGACAGCGGCATCCTGACTTCGTTCGATCCCACGACCGGCAACGTCCTCAAACAGGGCCGATTGAAGGGCGCGATTGACAAGTATTTCGCCTCTCCGGTCGGGGCCGACGGCAAGGTGTGGTTGGTCAGCCAGGACGGCACCGTCTCCGTGGTTTCGGCCAGGGGTGACTGGGAGATTCTGGCGGTCGATGCGCTCGGCGATGAGGTGTTTGCGACACCCGCGGTCGCCGATGGCCGGCTCTACATCCGGACGCAGAACATGCTCTACTGCTTCGGAAAATGA
- a CDS encoding PQQ-binding-like beta-propeller repeat protein, giving the protein MRRCFLFSCALLVSQVAALAGNWPQWRGPNLNGTAEEKNVPVRWSTTENVTWKLAMPDFSGSTPIIWNDRIFLNVGEGTELYLSCVDRDKGTEIWKKHLGTGNTKVRKQNMSSPSPVTDGKNVWVLTGTGMLKAFDFSGNEVWARDIQKDYGRFGLNWGYASSPLLHKDLLYIQVLHGMKTDDPSYVLAIEKLTGKTRWRVERPTDAQLESPDAYTTPALLRYDDKEEIVISGGDYVTGHDPATGAELWRAGGLNPSKDRNYRIVASPVAADGMVYVPSRVRPLIALKAGGRGDVSRSHLAWTTDQGPDVPTPACDGKYIFILNDRGILWCRDAKTGAEVWGNQRIRTGTYSASPVIAGGKLYVTSEDGITTVLEAGPLFKVLGENDLSDYTLSSPAVSDGQIFMRTQGYLYCIGMRTPASK; this is encoded by the coding sequence ATGCGTCGATGCTTTCTGTTCTCCTGCGCCCTGCTCGTTTCTCAGGTGGCGGCTCTTGCCGGGAATTGGCCCCAGTGGCGCGGCCCCAACTTGAACGGGACGGCTGAGGAGAAAAACGTGCCCGTGAGGTGGAGCACGACCGAGAACGTGACCTGGAAGCTCGCGATGCCCGATTTTTCGGGCTCCACCCCGATCATTTGGAACGATCGCATTTTTCTGAATGTCGGGGAGGGAACCGAGCTCTACCTCTCTTGCGTGGATCGCGACAAAGGGACGGAGATCTGGAAGAAGCATCTGGGCACGGGGAACACTAAGGTGCGCAAGCAGAATATGTCTTCACCCTCGCCGGTGACCGACGGCAAGAACGTTTGGGTATTGACCGGAACCGGCATGCTCAAAGCCTTCGACTTCAGCGGCAATGAGGTCTGGGCGCGGGATATTCAGAAGGATTATGGCCGTTTCGGCCTCAATTGGGGCTATGCTTCGTCCCCGTTGCTTCATAAAGATTTGCTTTACATCCAGGTTCTTCACGGGATGAAGACCGACGATCCGTCCTACGTGCTCGCCATCGAGAAGCTCACCGGCAAGACGCGCTGGCGCGTTGAGCGGCCGACGGACGCCCAGCTCGAGTCCCCCGATGCATACACGACGCCTGCCCTGCTGCGCTATGACGACAAGGAGGAGATCGTCATCAGCGGGGGCGACTACGTCACGGGGCACGATCCCGCCACCGGCGCGGAGCTCTGGCGTGCCGGCGGTCTCAATCCCTCCAAGGACAGGAACTATCGCATTGTGGCTTCGCCCGTGGCAGCAGACGGTATGGTATACGTGCCCTCACGGGTGCGCCCGCTGATAGCTCTCAAGGCGGGCGGACGCGGAGACGTCAGCCGATCTCACCTTGCCTGGACCACCGACCAGGGTCCGGACGTGCCGACACCGGCATGCGACGGGAAGTACATCTTCATCCTGAACGACCGCGGCATCCTGTGGTGCCGGGATGCCAAGACCGGCGCCGAGGTCTGGGGGAACCAGAGAATCAGGACGGGGACCTACAGCGCTTCTCCCGTGATCGCGGGCGGCAAGCTCTACGTCACCAGCGAGGATGGGATCACGACTGTGCTGGAAGCGGGCCCCCTGTTCAAAGTGCTCGGGGAAAACGATCTGTCCGATTACACCCTATCTTCTCCCGCAGTATCGGACGGGCAGATCTTCATGCGCACTCAGGGCTATCTCTACTGCATCGGCATGCGCACACCCGCGTCGAAGTAA
- a CDS encoding FecR domain-containing protein, with protein MKRQLNPTAANFIFVAVLCCYPPNALIHAQHSISTKSGLVSRVQGQVFVQHAQAENREAVSPDLQMMDGDRLATEAMSRAEILVNSAAYLRLDEQAEVRAVNTLLTEARFELLRGMFIIQAGNAAPPRTFAGGRGRTARLDASLAFEVVTPHGILTVGKDGLFRISIEPSATRIDVFEGEIALGGRSEAPRSKVGRVGGGKRVTLTGNHQTNPAITALKLRPFDEFDRWGFPIVRHGVVRRLEGEAFASRGREQVDGYRVSPEFQLREDQLLWTRKASYLELMINRGAYLCLNQLTQIRAVKTETEDAVFELLRGAIIVNSVNMFPERPVKIITPQGTFAVKRGAFARFDVGMLETAVQVRRGGVQNGATALGSGTRLVLGGGTPPARERNTFEKDVFDPFDRWSSGLLRAGTITRYEGKVTLERQGGARLALDKSPPGTRAQLLEGGHLSTERGSRAVLSFGVFSIHVDENSELLAVSTAEPTREFELVRGSAIVYTEPDSAIYSRMSLKISTPHGQADISGGGTFRFDVDSSGTKVKVRSGSLLISKPKEGAAKAGVRLKEKGTAYLSAGAGAPQISRIPDAPDDFDLWSVGARQFPFQAVVRDR; from the coding sequence ATGAAGCGGCAACTCAATCCGACTGCGGCGAACTTCATATTCGTGGCAGTGCTCTGCTGTTATCCCCCCAACGCCTTGATCCATGCCCAGCACTCGATTTCCACCAAATCGGGATTGGTCAGTCGTGTTCAGGGGCAGGTATTTGTCCAGCATGCACAAGCCGAAAATCGTGAGGCGGTCTCGCCCGATCTGCAGATGATGGACGGCGACCGGCTGGCCACTGAAGCGATGAGCCGCGCGGAGATCCTGGTCAACTCCGCTGCCTATCTCCGCCTCGATGAACAGGCTGAAGTGCGTGCAGTCAACACCTTGCTGACGGAAGCGCGTTTTGAATTGCTGCGCGGGATGTTCATAATCCAGGCGGGCAACGCGGCCCCGCCGCGGACTTTCGCCGGCGGGCGGGGCAGAACGGCCAGGCTGGATGCATCTCTGGCCTTTGAAGTCGTCACGCCGCACGGCATCCTGACGGTCGGCAAAGACGGGCTCTTCCGAATCAGCATCGAGCCTTCGGCCACCCGTATCGACGTCTTTGAAGGAGAAATCGCGCTGGGGGGGCGATCTGAAGCGCCGCGCAGCAAGGTGGGGAGGGTCGGCGGCGGCAAGCGAGTGACGTTGACCGGCAATCATCAGACCAATCCGGCCATCACCGCGTTGAAGCTGAGGCCGTTTGACGAATTTGACCGATGGGGTTTCCCCATTGTCAGGCATGGTGTGGTGCGCCGGCTGGAGGGTGAAGCGTTTGCCAGCCGGGGCAGGGAGCAAGTTGATGGCTATCGTGTCTCTCCAGAGTTCCAGCTGAGAGAAGACCAGTTGTTGTGGACCAGGAAAGCAAGCTATCTGGAATTAATGATCAATCGCGGAGCCTATCTGTGCCTCAACCAATTGACCCAGATTCGGGCGGTCAAGACTGAAACCGAAGATGCCGTGTTCGAGCTGCTTCGAGGCGCCATTATCGTCAATTCCGTAAATATGTTCCCGGAGAGGCCAGTCAAAATCATTACGCCGCAGGGGACCTTCGCCGTCAAGCGCGGGGCCTTCGCCCGCTTCGACGTCGGTATGCTGGAAACTGCCGTCCAGGTGCGTCGGGGCGGGGTGCAGAACGGCGCGACTGCTCTGGGCAGCGGCACACGGCTGGTTCTGGGCGGTGGCACGCCGCCTGCCCGCGAAAGGAATACATTCGAAAAGGATGTTTTTGACCCTTTCGACCGGTGGAGTTCAGGTCTTCTGAGAGCCGGCACTATCACGCGCTACGAAGGCAAAGTCACCCTCGAGCGCCAGGGAGGGGCAAGGCTGGCACTGGACAAGAGTCCACCGGGAACGCGGGCGCAACTGTTGGAAGGGGGACATCTGTCGACCGAGCGCGGCAGCCGTGCCGTATTGAGCTTCGGCGTCTTTTCGATCCACGTGGATGAAAACAGCGAGCTTCTCGCCGTCAGCACTGCGGAGCCAACACGGGAATTTGAGTTGGTGCGCGGCTCTGCCATTGTTTATACAGAGCCTGATTCCGCCATCTATTCGAGAATGAGCCTCAAGATCTCCACCCCGCACGGCCAGGCCGACATATCCGGCGGAGGCACGTTTCGCTTCGATGTGGACTCTTCAGGAACGAAGGTTAAGGTCCGTTCCGGTTCGCTCCTCATCAGCAAGCCCAAAGAGGGGGCTGCCAAGGCCGGTGTTAGACTCAAAGAGAAGGGGACTGCCTATTTGAGTGCTGGTGCGGGCGCCCCGCAAATCTCCAGGATTCCGGATGCTCCCGATGATTTCGACCTGTGGAGCGTCGGGGCTCGCCAATTCCCATTTCAAGCGGTGGTACGCGACCGGTGA
- a CDS encoding carboxypeptidase-like regulatory domain-containing protein — translation MKTTGFLFPLMLLIHLQPAVGYSQTLHATIRGQVADTSGSSCPKVQITAINEETGETRQTVSGPDGEFTFAVLTPGSYRLEAQMAGFRKYVGRGIRLQVGQDLRVNVLLEPGGPAEEIIVTVRQDLVKTDAMDVGVVIANRQIVNLPLDGRNFLQLSLLLPGTAPAAQGSPGSVRGEFAVNANGAREDSNNFILDGVFNNDPKLNTVAINPPADAIREFEILSSTYDATFGRSGGAQVNVALKSGTNEFHGTAYEFFRNAALDARNFFALAESDAPRYQRNQFGFSLGGPVRKNRTFFFADYEGRRVNEGITQTTNVPTRLERSGDFSQSIFVPPLDPFTRLPFDNGRIPSERISAIGRAIADLYLIPNRAVPGQNYVSSPILRDRDDRFDVRFDHAIARKSSLVGRYSFSDRNLYEPFSGPSFARVPGFGANIPRRAQNFMIGEDQASSSRFINQVRFAFNRVAAGAGTETRGGSLNRAVGLPELSSHPRDFGLSFITISGYSPIGDEYNNPQHSVTNVFQVTDTATYSRGRHLVRFGLDVRVLQQNAFRDVQSRGFLAFSDFARITGNGLADLLLGYVTYSGGAHLDNPQYLRTGSWNLFMQDSFRLRRDLTLLIGTRYEYNSPPVDRYDRASTYDPLTGMLAPVGQGGIPRGAYEPDRNNWAPRVGMAWSPGAGNRSVVRGGYGIYYDQSSLAPGEGLYFNKPYYDFKLYFPLPGLPLTVNDPFPSSYPLAIPASALGFDRHLRTPYIQQWNLTFEHQFGTNSLVELAYVGSKGTRILSARDINQAHASPLQPNPRPVLQFADITFLESRGNSSYNSFQARFQHRIHAGFGTLVSYTFGKSLDETSTFFSSSGDANFPQNSANPGAEKARSNFDMRHRLSLGYSYDLPVGRGGRFLSDRAFTSALLAGWSTHGIVTLQSGRPFTVALLPEIDNSNTGIASLGFGANNRPNRIASGELSNPGPAAWFDTSAFALAAYGSFGNSGRNILNGPGYQDVSLSLIKDSRIREGLTLQFRAEFFNVLNHTNLDLPDIFLGSPTFGRISSAENPRRIQFGLKLIY, via the coding sequence ATGAAGACCACCGGATTTCTTTTCCCCCTGATGCTGTTGATCCACCTGCAGCCTGCAGTCGGATACTCGCAAACCCTCCACGCCACAATTCGCGGTCAAGTCGCCGACACGTCCGGCTCCTCGTGTCCGAAGGTTCAAATAACGGCGATCAACGAAGAAACCGGCGAGACCCGCCAGACGGTCAGCGGTCCCGATGGGGAGTTTACATTTGCGGTGCTCACGCCCGGATCCTATCGTCTTGAGGCCCAAATGGCCGGTTTTCGCAAGTACGTGGGAAGGGGAATCCGCCTGCAGGTCGGACAGGATCTGCGCGTGAATGTCCTGCTCGAGCCGGGTGGGCCTGCGGAGGAGATCATTGTCACCGTCAGGCAAGACCTGGTCAAGACGGACGCGATGGATGTGGGAGTCGTAATAGCTAACCGTCAGATTGTGAACCTGCCGCTGGATGGGCGGAATTTTCTCCAACTGAGTCTGCTGCTGCCGGGAACGGCACCGGCCGCCCAGGGATCGCCGGGCTCGGTGCGCGGGGAATTTGCCGTAAACGCAAACGGAGCCCGCGAGGATTCCAACAACTTCATCCTGGACGGAGTCTTCAACAACGATCCCAAGCTCAACACAGTCGCCATCAACCCGCCGGCGGATGCCATTCGCGAGTTCGAAATCCTCTCCAGCACCTACGACGCCACTTTTGGACGCAGCGGCGGCGCTCAGGTCAACGTGGCCCTGAAGTCGGGCACCAATGAATTTCACGGCACGGCCTACGAATTCTTCCGCAACGCTGCACTGGACGCGCGCAACTTCTTTGCTCTGGCTGAAAGCGATGCGCCCCGGTATCAGCGGAATCAATTCGGTTTTTCTCTCGGCGGGCCGGTGCGCAAAAACCGCACATTCTTCTTCGCCGACTACGAGGGGCGAAGGGTGAATGAAGGAATCACGCAAACCACAAACGTTCCCACGCGACTCGAGAGAAGCGGCGACTTCTCGCAGAGCATATTCGTGCCTCCATTGGATCCATTCACCCGGCTCCCATTTGACAACGGCCGGATTCCTTCCGAAAGGATCAGTGCGATCGGAAGAGCCATCGCGGACCTATACCTGATACCCAACCGGGCAGTGCCCGGCCAGAACTACGTCTCCTCCCCGATCCTGCGCGACCGGGACGACCGCTTCGATGTCCGCTTCGATCATGCCATCGCGCGCAAATCCAGCCTGGTCGGCCGCTATAGCTTTTCCGACCGCAATCTCTACGAACCCTTCTCCGGGCCCAGTTTTGCGCGCGTTCCCGGGTTTGGCGCCAACATTCCCAGGCGGGCGCAAAACTTCATGATCGGCGAGGATCAGGCATCCTCATCAAGATTCATCAATCAGGTGCGCTTCGCCTTCAACCGGGTCGCCGCCGGAGCCGGCACGGAAACCAGAGGAGGCAGCCTGAACCGCGCCGTTGGCCTTCCCGAGCTTTCCTCCCACCCGCGCGATTTCGGATTGAGCTTCATTACGATTTCCGGATACTCACCTATCGGGGATGAGTACAACAATCCCCAGCACAGCGTAACCAACGTATTCCAGGTCACCGATACCGCCACGTATTCGAGAGGAAGGCACCTGGTCAGGTTCGGCCTCGATGTCCGCGTCCTGCAGCAGAACGCTTTCAGGGATGTTCAGTCACGCGGATTCCTTGCCTTTTCGGATTTCGCCCGGATCACAGGCAACGGTCTCGCGGACCTGCTGCTGGGTTACGTAACCTACTCGGGAGGCGCGCATCTGGACAATCCCCAGTATCTGCGGACCGGGAGTTGGAACTTATTCATGCAGGACAGCTTCCGCCTGCGTCGCGATCTCACGCTCCTGATCGGAACACGATACGAGTACAACTCTCCGCCGGTGGACCGCTACGACAGAGCCAGCACGTATGATCCCCTCACCGGAATGCTGGCCCCGGTAGGACAAGGCGGCATTCCCCGTGGCGCGTATGAGCCCGACAGGAACAACTGGGCGCCACGCGTCGGCATGGCGTGGTCGCCGGGTGCGGGCAATCGCAGCGTGGTGCGCGGCGGCTACGGAATCTACTATGATCAGTCATCGCTGGCCCCGGGAGAGGGACTTTACTTCAACAAGCCCTACTACGACTTCAAACTGTATTTTCCCCTCCCGGGACTGCCGCTCACGGTGAACGACCCTTTCCCGTCCTCCTATCCGCTCGCCATTCCGGCGTCTGCGCTCGGGTTCGACCGCCATCTGCGCACGCCCTATATACAACAATGGAACCTGACCTTCGAGCATCAGTTCGGCACTAATAGCCTGGTGGAGCTTGCTTATGTAGGTTCGAAGGGGACCAGGATCCTGTCCGCACGTGACATCAATCAGGCCCATGCCAGCCCGCTTCAGCCCAATCCGAGGCCCGTACTGCAGTTTGCCGACATCACCTTCCTGGAATCCCGCGGCAATTCCTCCTACAACAGTTTTCAAGCCCGCTTCCAGCATCGTATTCACGCGGGATTCGGCACGCTCGTTTCCTATACTTTCGGAAAGTCTCTGGATGAAACTTCGACCTTCTTCTCAAGCTCCGGCGATGCGAATTTCCCGCAAAACAGTGCCAATCCGGGGGCGGAGAAGGCCAGGTCGAACTTTGACATGCGGCACCGGCTTTCCCTTGGCTACTCCTATGATCTTCCGGTAGGCCGAGGCGGGCGTTTCCTGTCGGACCGTGCTTTTACTTCCGCATTGCTCGCCGGATGGTCCACCCACGGCATCGTGACCCTGCAAAGCGGAAGGCCGTTTACGGTCGCCCTGCTCCCCGAGATCGACAACAGCAACACCGGCATCGCGAGCCTGGGATTCGGCGCCAACAATCGTCCCAATCGCATCGCTTCCGGCGAGCTTTCGAACCCGGGGCCCGCAGCGTGGTTCGACACCAGCGCCTTCGCGTTGGCCGCATACGGAAGCTTCGGCAATTCAGGCCGGAACATTCTGAACGGTCCAGGCTATCAGGATGTGAGCCTGTCCCTGATCAAAGATTCGCGGATCCGTGAAGGGCTCACCCTTCAGTTCCGGGCCGAGTTCTTCAACGTACTCAACCATACGAACCTTGATTTACCGGACATCTTCCTCGGATCCCCGACATTCGGCCGCATTTCTTCGGCGGAAAATCCACGCCGCATTCAGTTCGGCCTCAAACTGATTTATTGA
- a CDS encoding PQQ-binding-like beta-propeller repeat protein: MRHSHFCRVRGLLMLLLAAFFASAAAPNGDWPSFRGPQASGVADGQNLPERWDGVRGENIKWKVRIPGLAHSSPIVWGERLYVTTAISSQADATFKHGLFGEGDASTDRSVQQWKVYCLDKRSGKIEWGSTAYEGVPKEKRHVKNTYASSTPATDGRHVVAFFGSQGLYCLDTQGKLVWKKDLGVLDLGAYDAPEYEWGTASSPIIYKNKVIVQCDTQKQDFLLAVDIETGATVWKADRDELPSWGTPTIYPGSKRVELITNASNFIRGYDPDTGKELWRLGGSSQITAPTPVFSEDLIVVASGRRPVAPIFVIRAGASGDITLGEGLSSSEQVVWSRQQRGPYMPTPLIYGGYLYVLANQGVFDCYELRTGKEIYRQRIPHQGGGFSASPVAADGRIYLSSEDGDIFVVRAGKGFELLATNPMGERLMATPALSDGRILVRGEHNLFAISR; this comes from the coding sequence ATGAGGCATTCCCATTTCTGCAGGGTGCGCGGATTGCTGATGCTGTTGCTGGCCGCATTCTTCGCCAGTGCCGCTGCACCAAACGGCGACTGGCCGTCTTTTCGCGGCCCGCAGGCCAGTGGCGTGGCCGATGGCCAGAACCTGCCCGAACGCTGGGACGGCGTGCGCGGAGAGAACATCAAGTGGAAGGTGCGCATCCCGGGACTCGCTCACTCGAGTCCTATCGTTTGGGGAGAGCGGCTGTATGTCACCACCGCAATCAGCAGCCAGGCGGACGCTACCTTCAAACACGGTCTTTTTGGCGAAGGCGACGCATCGACCGATCGCTCCGTTCAGCAGTGGAAAGTTTACTGCCTGGACAAACGCAGCGGAAAGATCGAGTGGGGAAGCACGGCGTACGAAGGTGTGCCCAAGGAAAAGCGGCACGTCAAGAACACGTACGCCAGCTCGACGCCGGCCACGGACGGCCGGCATGTCGTTGCATTTTTCGGTTCCCAGGGGCTGTACTGTCTTGACACCCAGGGAAAGCTGGTCTGGAAGAAAGATCTCGGAGTTCTCGACCTGGGCGCCTACGACGCGCCTGAATACGAATGGGGGACTGCAAGTTCCCCCATCATCTACAAGAACAAGGTCATCGTCCAGTGCGACACCCAGAAACAGGACTTTCTCCTCGCAGTCGACATCGAAACCGGAGCCACCGTGTGGAAAGCCGATCGCGACGAACTCCCGTCATGGGGCACTCCGACCATTTATCCGGGCTCCAAACGGGTAGAGTTGATCACCAACGCGTCCAACTTTATCCGCGGCTACGATCCTGATACGGGGAAAGAATTATGGCGCCTTGGCGGGAGTTCCCAGATCACGGCCCCCACGCCGGTTTTTTCGGAAGATCTGATCGTGGTCGCCAGCGGGCGCAGGCCGGTGGCACCAATCTTTGTGATTCGCGCCGGCGCTTCTGGAGATATCACTCTTGGCGAGGGTCTCTCGTCCAGTGAGCAAGTTGTCTGGAGCAGGCAGCAGCGGGGGCCCTATATGCCGACTCCGCTCATTTATGGCGGATATCTGTACGTGCTTGCGAACCAGGGCGTCTTCGATTGCTATGAGCTCCGCACCGGGAAAGAGATCTACCGCCAGCGCATCCCGCATCAGGGTGGCGGCTTCAGCGCTTCGCCCGTGGCAGCCGACGGTCGGATCTATTTGTCCAGTGAAGACGGCGACATATTCGTGGTCAGAGCGGGAAAGGGTTTCGAGCTGCTCGCGACCAATCCGATGGGCGAGCGCCTGATGGCCACCCCCGCGCTATCGGACGGGAGGATTCTCGTCCGTGGCGAGCACAACCTCTTCGCTATCAGCCGCTAA